A window of Sorex araneus isolate mSorAra2 chromosome 3, mSorAra2.pri, whole genome shotgun sequence genomic DNA:
TAGGGCCCCCAAACTCAGATTCATTTGTGGCCCCCCACAAATGAAAGTGTTCCTTTCCCCAGACTGATTTATTATGACTCTTACCTGAGATGTTAAAGGCAGTCTGAGGAAATAAGGTTTATACTCAAAGTAACTTAAGAATATTGGGTTAAACAAACTGAAAGTTTTCTTCTTGCTTGCTCCAATTCCCACCTCTACCCAATATCTAAAAGACTAAAATGTGACATGACAGTTCATGAAAAGGGCGGTGATGTATGGTATTTCCAAAGGTATCTGACAGAGAACATGTCTTTCATAATCCACAATTAATATCTCATGGAACATTTAGTGTTCAACAGAATAGTTTTGGAACTGAATGTAAAATGACTTATGACTTCCCCATAAGTTAATGGGATATCATTATAGAAATGATAATTTTGTTCAGCTTTACAACTTGCAGAGCTTTCACACATATTGTTGGGGACAACCTTGAAAGCACGTTTTATTCTATCATTATCTAATTTGTCAAATTAATTCAAACTCCTGATCATTGgggagcaaaataaaaaatgaatccaGGACATTTGGGAGCATATTTAGGATTATACATGCTACAGAATAGATAAATGTGCTGATTCATTAAGGAAGAAAAGGTAGAGTCAAActgtaaaagaatttttttttacctttcatGCTTGACTTGGATTTCTCCATTGTCCTATAAAAGTGATAAATGTTAAAGCTCATTTTATTGTTAGCAACGATCATAAAAACATTTCAACTTCCTTTGACTGCTTGTAAATTCCTAGCTCTTCAAGAGGGTACTTGTCCAAGATCAGCAATCTTGGGGTTATGAGTTGCTGGGGTACCTTCCAGGACACTGAGACTCTGATGCTTCCTTCTCACTAACTCTGGGGTTGGACAAGTCCTTTCTCTCAGCTGATTTTACCTCCACCAGATTCTTTCAGGACGAACCACTTGTGCACTTCTCCCATCAGACCATCGAAACTTTGGcctaataacattttatttatgtattaacaacaacaacagcctATGAGTTAAAGAACTGTATCTTGGGCAGTAAGGAGTTGAACTGTATCTGGACTCTCTAATCTTTCCTTTAGGATAAAAGAATGCATATATAACCCTTTTTTGTTGGGGACAGATATGGCTTCTTTTCTAGATGCTCAGAAATACAAGACTGAATATCTTGACATCACAATCTTCTACAGATTTTTTCCTGCTTTTaggcaattatatatatatatattttatatatatataaatatatatatacatatatattttgttccCTCTGCTCAGCAGAGCttgctggattttattttttttaattatttaagaattttttaaattagtaaatcaccatgaagtacaattgcatacttacaaacttccatgcttgcatttcagtcatacaatgattgagtacccatccctccaccagtgtccattttccaccaccaatgctcccagcatccctcccaccacctcgaCCCTGTCCCCAcatcccacctcacctctgtgggagggcattccctttagctccctctctccttttgggtgttgtggcttgcagtagaggtattaagtggccatcatgtttggtctatagtctactttcagcatgcgtctCCTATCCCGAGTAGATCctcttagcaccctttacttggtgatcccttctctaactgaacttaGGCAATAATATTTTTACACCCCATGTTCACCCCCTATTTTGGTTTGGAGCATCAACTGTATGCATTTACAATGGAAAATACCCAGTCAAAcctctattattatttctttctggagattttaacattattttttcctattctattctaCGTATCTAtctttgggccaaacccagctgtactcagggcttatttctggcttggtactcagggatcattcctggtggacacAGGGTTGGGGGCTCCAGATgggatctggggatcaaacccaagttgactgcatgcTGGGTAAGcactcacccactgtactattgctccagtttcttTAACATAAATTTAAACTGTGTACCTCAAAGCTCAGAATTCTAGTAGGAGTAGCTGATTCGGTCACACTCACTGTATCATGAAATACAACTAAATCTTAGTCTCCTCTGGGGCAACTCAACTTAAACCTTTCTGGTGAATGCCCAGATGCGAGCTGTTGCCCATGAATCCTCATCTCTGCCAGTCCCCATCTTACCCGTCTCCTTCTCCCTCCAGGAGCTGGCGGTAGGTAGCAATTTCTTGCTCTAGGTGGGTTTTGATGCCCAGGAGGATCTTGTACTCATTGTTCTGTCGCTCCAGGTCATGGCGGAGCTGCCGCAATTCCTCCTCATAGTGGGAGATGATGCGTTGCATGTCCTGGAGCTGACATGAGTATCGAGACTGGGTCTCCGACAGCATGCTTTCCAAGGCAGATTTCTGAAAGAGGAAAGGACCTTTCTTTCATTGCTTGGTTGATGGTTTGCTGGATGCAAGAAGAGGTGATGGTGGAGTAGCTAGAATAGGCCGAGCTGGCTGGACTCACTAGTGAGCACCAATGGTGTGAAATAGGGAGATAATACCCACCACATAGGGCCTGGGTAGCTGCCAAGATGAGAAGCAGAGCAAATTTTCAGGTTTCAGGGCTTGAGCCGAGCTGTGATGGGATTTTGAAGCCTGATTTCTAGAGAGGAAAACTTTGGGTCTGGGAGCTCTTGGTGGATCTGGGAGTGACTTAAGAGGTGCTTTGGGGACTGGGCCTCAATTGCCTGATCCTGAGTTCCTCCCACCTCTTTTCTGGGGCTACACTGCTTCCTCCTGCAACAAACAGCAGTGGAACAGTTTCTGGCCTCAATGTCTTCAGAGATGGACTAAAGGAGGCTGCCGGATGGGATGGAGGGCACCAGCTTGgatttctagatttttctttttgcctgAGCACATTATGAATATCTCCCTGATACTGTACAGGACACACATATCCTGAAAACACATTGAAGTTTATCTGACATTCAGGTTTAACTGGGCCTTTTGCTTTGGTAAAAGAAGCCAAGCAGGACTTCTCAAGCAGTtcagttcttcttcttcttcttctttttcttctttttttttatggcaaTGAGAACAAATGGTTCTTTCAAGAACTGTTCAAGAATATTCTAGAATCTGTGCCATGAAGTTGCTGGGCTAGGAGACAGAGGAATGCAGAGCAAAGCCTGGTTCTATTTGGATTTTCCACTTGTATTTATGGAATAAAACCTGTGttttgtaagtgtgtgtgtgtgtgtgtgtgtgtgtgtgtgtgtgtgtgtgagagagagagagagagagagagagagagagacaaaattgtttctattgaaagaaatttagagagatgtgaggaaGGAAACATGGTGTTCTATAGAATGGAAAAAAACTAAAACCTGCATTTTCAAGAGTGTCTCATGCTGGTGCTGGAAACTCCTATTTTCTCCTGGCTCCTGACTCTCAAGGGCTCTAACCCTGCCTGGCCTGGGAACACATTTCTCTAGTTTCCTCACTTCCTGTGTGCCTAGAGGGCTATTTTATCTCTCCCTCTGCTTTTGAACTCCTGATCCCTCTTATCCCTCAGCCCAAGGCCTTCCGGCTTTGTTGTTGAGAAAATGGAGACCTTCAGGGAAGACTCTTCCAAGACCTTCTTTGGAAtattcccaccaccccccagaaCCCATATCTACTCATTTATTCTTTGTTGCTGCAAAAGAAGCCATTTGTGCTCCCTCTCAGCAATTGTCCATTCACCACTCAGTACCCTCTTCTCTCCTAAATGACTCCTACCAGCCTTTATACAGAAAAATTCCACCCGCCTTAAGAATTTTCTTCTATAGTCACATCTACCTCCAGTGGTTTccaatttctttgctttctttccccATACAACCAAGCTCCTCAAAATGTTGTCCTGTACCTGCTGTTTCAAATTCCTCTCGACCCTTCACTAAAGCTCAAGGTCATGCAGTTTCACACTATTGTGATCCCGTAGCTTCAACTTCTTTTCCCATCTCTTCTTtagctgtctctctttctttgttcttttgctCACTCCATGCAAACTCATTGACTTCCCTGCTGTCTCACCAAGCCATTGGGCACACCTGGGCCTCACTGCCTTTGTCTGCTGTTGGCACTCGAAAACGCCTCACACAGTCATCCAATATAATTCCTTTCCACTGTTAGGACTTTGCTTAATGGTCACTGAAATAGTGACATCCTTTTCCGAGCACTTAGCTAAGATGCCAAGTATTCACCGTGGCTTGCCCTTGCTTCTATTCTTTGAACTCTTTCATCATGTAACATGGTGACTACTTGTGCCTTTACTGCCTGTAACATAGAATGCAAATACCTATGGGATATACAATCTTAGGGAGTGAAAGTTTCTGTATTGCTGAGTCCTCAGGGCCAAGGGCCGCATCAGAGGGTAGAATGCATAGCAATGGGAATGCACCCTGCTGTCCTCACAAGGTTGTTGTGAAATACTTTGTTAAGATGTTTTGAAAATGATCCAACACTGTAATTATTTCTGTACTCAGGGTTATTGCCTCGACAGTGCACATTTTGTCTCTATCATTACAGAGGCCTAAAACATAACATTAATTTACCACAGGCACCTGCCACAAAAGGAACTCATTATTTTCTCTCCAAGACCTAGGACCGAGTAGCACTGGGAATtctatgaatgaatgagtgagaaTGATAAGACTCAAATAGGCCACACAGGGAATCAAATGATTGATCATACTAAATAAGTTTTGAGTGCCATGACACTCATACAAAgtgtttaaattataaaatacaaaagataacaaaaaatgaCTTTGACTCAAGAATTTATAAACTTTCTGGGTGACGAAACACCTACATAATGCATAGAGTGGTTCTTTGAAGCCAGTCGGGACACCACTTCACAGTAGcaaaaatttctcttattttggatttggggagcGCCCTGATTGTGAGTACATAGAATAGTGATAGAGAAAATGGGACTCTACAGCTGCTCCACTCACCAAATACTGCCCAATTACCACTGACCACTTACTAGTTTTGAGACCTTGGCTTACTCAACTATGGAGGGGTTTGGTTCCCTTATCTCTAGAATGGAGACATGAGGACCTACTTGTCCTCTTAGGACTGATGCCATTGATGAACTCTCTAGTACACTGTCTGGTACAACATGGATACTCGGTTTATCACAAAAAATTTGGCAGGAAAGTGGGGAGTGACAGAGGTTGCATGGGAGGAGGATGCTTGTCTGATGAGAGGTTGAGGAAAGCTGGGTGAAGGAGGTTGCACCTGGCACATACTCACCCTGCTGTATTGTGCCTGCAGATCAATCTCCAGGGCCTGGAAAGTGCGTTTCAGCTCATGGATGTCATTTTGGTTGCTTGGCACAGTAGTTGGACTTGTCACCTCCTGGGCCATGGCTGCTGACTAGGAGGCCAAACAAAGGACAAAGGGGCCGGCAAAGGGATGGCATTGGCATGGGAGTCACATGAAAATTAAAGCTTTGGGAGGTCTAGGAATCTTGTTTTTACCTGCTCCTTGTACCAAGCATCTAACTCTTGgtgctttttctttattataagcTCATATTCGTGTCTCATATCTTCCAGGACTTTAATTAGATCTTCCCCCGGGGTTGTATCTATCTTCACATTGACCTTGAAGTCACTTGGCACCTGCTGTTCCTCCATTTCCTGCTCAATaacagataaagaaaacaaaccagtGGTGACAAAAGAGGACACAAACCTGTttcacctttctttcttctttctttgtttcagcTGTTTCTACATTCAAACAAATAGTTGGTTGCTATTCTTTCACTAGTTTACTCAAGTTTCTCAGCTATTACTTGTGGATAACAAAAcaggttccctccctcctttaAAGTAAGTTTTTATAAAATCAAGATTAGTGTCAGACAGGTCTCTGTGATTACCGACTTAATTCCTGGTTGGAgacatttctcaaagaaccatGATTCCTTAGCATGTCAAAAATTCTTTGGCAAAAGTTCTTGGGAAATGATAACACAATTGAGCATTTCAGCTTCTAGACCAGAGGTCTGGGAACAAGTTCAGTCACCCAAAGTCAAAAGTTGTAAaggtttttaaaatctttgtcaAGGCATTTTAACTTTATAGGACTGATATATCATAAAAGCTAAGAAACCACAGAAAAGTTTAAACTCATAATGAGTCTAACCAGCTGATCAGAAAGTAAGATTTTTTGGTGTTGCTTAGCAATGTGATGGACGGTAACTTTATAAAAGTCAGTTAAAGGCTTCTGGAAGttaagagtttttgtttgttttgatttgttttaatgACTCTTGAAATTAggattctttgtttatttttaaattttgggaacATACCTGGTTATGTTCAAAGATTATTCCTAGATCTGTACTCAAAAATAATCCTGatgaggcttggggaccatatataatgccaagaattgaactggggttggctacatgcaaaacaagtgctttaatccctttTCTATCCCTCCAGACCTGGAAATTTGGATTCTTAATGTTGCCTCTAGTCATATTTACCTTGCTCAGTGGAAGAGTCTTTTTTATTCTATAGACCCCCAATTTGCAGCATATCAGGCTCATGAAGGAAGCTTAATCTCACACATTAAGAAATATCATGTTAATAAATGAGTCTTGGCAAACATTGCCTGTTCACAAAATTGTTGGCCAATTTATTGTCAATTGTGTTTTGACTGTTGTATGTTGATGCGTGAGTCAAGACACTTGAAGTTGGAAAAATGAGATACTCTTGTGGTTCCCTCCAACTTACTGTTTGAAGGACTACAGCACTGGAAATCTCAGAGGTGGCTTCCTGCATGGTTACTGCATCAACTGAGCTGGGCATATCAGCAGCTGTGCTGGTTTTCAGGGGCGCCTGAGGAGACTTACCTGCTCATGACGCTTCTTCATGAGGATGAGCTCTTTCCTCATTCCCTCAACCTCCTGTTCCAGGTCAGTTGTGACAATGGTTAGATCATCCAAGTTTTTTCGGAGAGCCTCAACTTCAATTTCCAGGTCTTTCTTGAAGGAATGTTCATTTTCATACCTTTGGTCAGAAGGAGGGGATAAGAATAACTTGTTTGGGAAGGGCTTTGCAGGGATTCATCTCAGAGATGTGTCTCATTTTTAGGGCTTGGGGAGTAAATAAAAACATGTTATATATCCTTTGTATGACTGTTACCTGCAGTTTTTTTCCAATGGTGGtggctcaaattttattttaatcaagtaATAGTCATGTACCCACTGCTTAGATTCAGTAACTGTTGTCATTGACTTTATAGATAGTATGCCctgtattttatataaagtaaCTGATATACATTATATTTGTATCCCTAAATActtgagaaaaatgtattttaagaaaaaactattataaatgaatataaaagttaTCACCCCTAAAAATAATGAACTCTTAAATATCATCTGATTCTTGCTTCATACATAAATCTGTATACTATTATATTATACTGTTATATTCAGTGTTTGAAAACCAGCCATGCattattattatacatttataGTCTCTGTTAGTAAGTTTTACAAGGGTAATAGCAGGATAAATTTTCCTTCTGCAAATAAGGACAAAATCAAAGTTcaagagagataatgcagcaggtaaggtgcttgcctcgcatgtggctgatcacggttctatctctggtactctaagcactactaggagtaactcctgagcacagagccaggaatagctcccaaGAACATCCAGCTGTGTGATACTTATCCCAatcaaagataaaagaaagagcaaacccccaaacaaaaccagccCCCACGGCACTATGATGAAGTTGCTTACTTGAGGCTGAAGTCATCAACTGCCATCCTGGCATTGTCGATAAGAAGAATAATATGCGCGTTGGTCTGCTTGCCATCCACTATCTGAAAAAATAggcaccaggagtcatttctgttGGACACACTCCCAGAGAGCTGCCTTTCTGTGCTCTAGTCTCTGGGATATAGGACCATAATCTCTGTTTCTGGCAGCAGCACAAGGAACCATCAAGTTCCTAGCATTTATTGAGCACATACTAAGTGCAAAGACTAAGAATCACTTTACCACAGGGATGAGGTCTTTGACCAGTTCCTCTGTCTTTTCTTACACTGGGTTTAGCAGACAGAATTATGCTGTGTTGGACAGGATGGCTCACAGAAAGGAGGAGAGATAGGATGCAGCAGGCCTCTCCCTGTTCAATACAGGCCTGAATActtcgctccagctcctccactGCTGAAGATGTTAAACGGAGAGTCTGACACTTTCCTTGTTGTGAAATTAGTCTGGCTCTGCTAAAGCGCAATAATTATTTCAGATGAACATAATTGTTTCCTGTGATAGCATTTGTGTTTCTGATCAGTGATAAAGAACAAAGTATCACTGATACAAAGTCTCACAGATACAAAGTATCACTGACATAAAGTATCACTAACATTAGTTTGTCAGGtgaatttttaatgcattttataatAGTCATCACACACCATCATTATTTTCCTACCCAAAGTGACTATAGTCAGACACAGAACTCATAGGCATGCATATGTTTTTAACTTATGCCATAATGAGATTGTCTCAATTATAACTATTAAAACATTAGCTGATATAATTATTAATGAAACTGCTTAATACATTTTATGGCAAAGCCTCCAGTTAAAGACTTTCACTAGATCTTTATCaactttttaaacattatttatttatttattttgaagtaaaaacagatttttatttggaggtgtttaggaaggggaaggagggagagagagagagtgagagagagagtaaatcgCTTGTTAGAGAATTCGGGgagagcccccccacaccccagcaataggaatgaaagcatgaaagtacacatctcaagaggggacatgtgggtgacacatgtgacacactgggcacaagcagcacctgggctcggGCATCTTATATGCcaactttttaaactttaaaagccAAAGGACCGTTGGAAATTTCCACCTGAAAATTGTGTGGACATACATAATTCACAAACACTTTTAGGTAGTTTTCATCAGAGAAAGAGTGCACATGTTTATCACTGTTCTGGAAAATGAGGTGGAGAGGTCTCAGTGTCAAAAGTACAAAATGATTTACGTGCCAAGTATCGCTCTCCTGAGACCTGCATGAGTTCCTTTTACTTCTAGTAACGGATCATCAGTGTTCGCTTGAGATCTTCACTCCAGGATGTGGGCTTCAGTCTCTGCATTTACTCAAGAAGGGGTTTACCCTAGACACCAGTGACCTTTGTGGACCTTGCTCTAAACGTCTTTAATTTAACTGGAACCAGAGAAGCTTGTGACATTCCCATGGTATTTACATAAATGATCTCTTTATTTAGAGAGGATTTTTCTTAGGACAAAGTTATGCCTTGAGACAATGGCTCCTTTTAAGAAATCAGATCCTATTTCAGCTCCACTGACTGCAAGGAATCTGGGATCATGAATGCACAATAGCAGGACTTAAATAACTTGCTGTTGGGTCAACACTGAGTCTGGAATTGGAGAACAGGGTCTGGCCTAGCACCCAGGAGCTGAATGGCGGAAGATGTCTGTATCACAAAAATTCCAGGGTTTCTGTGGTgggatgcattttatttttattttatttatttatttatttatttatttatttatttatgctttttgggtcacacccggagatgcacaggggttactcctggctgtacactcaggaattactcctggcggtgctcaggggaccatatgggatgctgggaatcgaaccccggttggccaagtgcaaggcaaatgccctacccgctgtgctatggctctagccccgcTGTGGTGAGATGTATTTTAAACTCTTGCTATTTAAGCTGGGAGACTACTAAACTGTTTATCCCTGCCAAATTACTTTCTCTTCCCTGGTAGATTCTGAATTTTACTAGGACTACCACGTTGCTGTGAAGAAAGGATTCTTCGGGTACTTCCTGATCATCCTTCTTAGTGCTCTCTATGggactttttattattgttattattattattattattattattattgaatcaccatgagctattgttacaaaattttcatgtttgagtttcagagtcatacaatgattgaacacccatccctccaccagtgtacattttccaccaccaatgtccccagtatccctcccccaccaccccattccacccctctTCCTGCTTCTATGggagacaatttccctcttactctctctctacttatgggtattatggtttccaatacagataatgagaggccatcatatctggtcctttacctactttcagcatacatctcccatcccgaggcatccctccaaccatcatctaTGGGATTTTCTTATCTATTTCCCCAGAATCTTTATTCTTGACATTTTCTAAACTTACGGGAAATGGGAAATAGTATACTCACTAAAGCCTGGGGCCTCTTGAAACTTATTCTCTGACATATGTACCAAGGTATCAACTGTGCACTCAGAAAATCCAAACCATGCACTGTTGGCTGATTAGATTTTGCtctaaatgaaattaataatttaacCATTGCAAAGTCCACCTCAAGCAAGAGTCTGATTCTCTCAATCAGCATTCTCATAGCACCAAGTGGTGAGTTCAGAAATGCAGGTGAACCACTGTATATTTAAAACCTGAAATTATTTCCCACTTGTCAGGTTACAATATTAAGAAGCTGCTACTACTTCCTCGACATAGGACTAGACATGGTCAGCTTGAGAAAGAATGTACAAGGCAAGGGTTTTGCATAAATTATGTTGTCATGAATCACCGGGGTTCTCCCTGAGGCTCCAAGTCCATACTTTTGAAAGGATTGAGTTGGATTATTAGTACAGTCTCATTGCTCCAGGATGTGTAATATCCTTCTAGAAAGAGGAAAACAGAATTTTTCCCCCTGCAAACTTGAATGCCAAATATAGTGCCATTGAGGTTCATTCTGATATCCTGATATCACAGAGCAAAAAGTTCAGTTCATggggctgctagtgtggcctcttgacctcatatctcttcattctcagcaatggaaaacaaattatcaaatgctttcttttcagcagatcgactttaggagggagaaactccaaatcaataaaagtgagttttttgttgaaatattgaatataatcaaagtaaagtgaaatttaccagttacacatgtggggtggggggctggggaagtggggggaagggaggaagtatactgtgattcttggtggtggaatatgtgcactggtgaagggataggtgtttgagcattgtataactgagacttaaacctgaaagctttgtaactttccacacggtgattcaataaaagaataaattaatttttaaaaagttcagttCAGTATTTCAAAAGGATTGGATTTAGTTTTGAGCTGCATTCTTGAAATCTTTGAAATAATGTTGAATGTCCCTGGAGTGTGGGTGTGTAGGATTTGCTTTTTCTACTGAGAGCACTCCTCAAGGCCCAGGAACGGGTCACCCAGGGAAACTGGAGTATTTCTTTGGTTTCCGTGTATTTACCTCTCCACAGGGGAGACTGGATATACGGTCTCAACTCCAAAAATTTCCTCAAACACAGAGGATTCATAAGCCAAAACAAGAAATTCATGAAAGAATGTAATTCAAAGCTGAGACACGTCTTATTGTATGTCAGGATCCAGGGCTGCCTTGGAGGAGGGCAAAATGCTCCTCTGTTGTGTGGCACAACCTCGTTTTTCTCAATTATGTTTCCAAGAAGTTAGGGTATCCCTTGGTCTACTCATCTATAAATTGGGGGTGGAAAAAGACCTATTTGGGTCTGGAAGATTACTCATTAGACCGGAGCACATGCACTGCACACAGGAGTCCTGGATTTTAACTCCagaccatatggttccctgagcactactggaagcAACTcttgagctgggagtagcccttgagcaccgaGTGTGACTTTAATCCAAAATATCCCCCCAGAAGACTTGCTTCACAGAATGGCatgatgtatatgtacatgtactaCACATTAAACAGTGAAACTAGAAAGCATTATTTTTACTgataaataaatgtcatttgaAAATGGGGTCAACTCGTCAGCGCCGTGCTCTGTGGTAATTATGAGGCCACTGGAAATAGACCTGGGTTGAATCTTGACTTCACCTCTTGCTGGTGCTTTGGACGCGTATCTCACATTTCATCACTTTCATATCTTTACAGGTTTATTGTGAGAATTGAGGTAGATGTGCTTGGACCACTGTAGAAAGTATGGGACACCATCGATTCAACCCCCGCATTGGCAGTTGGTGTACAAGTGCTCAATCAGCATTTCCCTCGCCTTTCTGCTGTCTGTTAATGAATTATTTCATCGGGTCTaacttacattctttttttttttttttttgctttttgggtcacacccagggatgctcaggggttactcctggatctgcaatcagaaattactcccagctttgcttgggggaccatatgggttgtagggattgaacctgggtcagccaagtgcaaggcaaatgccctacccgttctATATCAAACTGGCCCCTAACCTTACATTCTTATAGCGGTTGTATTCTCAgccaatcatttaaaaaatctttcttttccattccaaaacaaaagaaactttattaataaaaaacacTGTGGTGAAGTTTGttgagtcattttttttaagaCAACCAGGTACTATATAGTTAAAGTAATTACACAGTCAGTTATTAGGTTGATTATTCAATAATTAGGGTTCATTATGAGGACATATTTATATTATCTTGATTGGTTCTTCCTACATTCAAG
This region includes:
- the KRT23 gene encoding keratin, type I cytoskeletal 23; this translates as MNCSRGFSQTPSGSLPSGAGGSRGRPGSCYPRPPSVHGGAGGVRISLSFAQPSCLRPGGPWGSGKGGSLLGGNGKETMQNLNDRLASYLDKVRALEEANTKLESRILNWHQQRESDNKQDYSQYEENISRLQEQIVDGKQTNAHIILLIDNARMAVDDFSLKYENEHSFKKDLEIEVEALRKNLDDLTIVTTDLEQEVEGMRKELILMKKRHEQEMEEQQVPSDFKVNVKIDTTPGEDLIKVLEDMRHEYELIIKKKHQELDAWYKEQSAAMAQEVTSPTTVPSNQNDIHELKRTFQALEIDLQAQYSRKSALESMLSETQSRYSCQLQDMQRIISHYEEELRQLRHDLERQNNEYKILLGIKTHLEQEIATYRQLLEGEGDGTMEKSKSSMKAPTIKAIMQESVNGRIILSQVNEIQKHS